The following nucleotide sequence is from Cercospora beticola chromosome 2, complete sequence.
TGGCCACCCATTACTAAAGTCCAGTTTGCTCCAGCCAAAGAAGAAATTATCGTAGTCGTACGACACACTCGGTCGCACATAGTGGTAGTACATTACCACGCTTCCGACTCTTGCGTCCCACATCACTCCCTGACCACCTGGAGCATAGACATCACCATGACTTCCCAACACCAAGGTACCACCACTTTGAGTCAAGCAATCTCTGCCGTCTTGGTCTACAAAGCCTCCGGATTGGTCTCTTGATCGACAGACCAAGATATGGTACTCCTCTCCCGCAGGTGGAAGGCTACCAGCCGCATCGCAACAATTACCAGCGGAGAAGAAAAGATAATGCCAGCCTTGCCAAAAGAACATGTATGCTCCCTCTTGAGCTCCAGTTGCGAGGCCTTGCGGGCGGGTAGTCGTATTTCTGGCAAGATGCTGAAGAGGTCCCGCGGCTTCGACTCGCAATGGAGGATTCTGAATCGGTAGTTGGAAAATATTCTCCCAAAAGGAACCAAAATTGAGCACGAGTCGATTGGAGTCATAAGCATAGAGGTTTGCGTCGATACGATTGTAGCTTGCAGATGCAGGAATTCCAATACTTCCTCGATCAGTCCAGTCGCCTGCGTCCAATGTTTGAGATGTAGCGACGCCAATATCAGAATTCATACTTCCGATTTCGGATACGgagtagtagagatagtatgtTCCTCCGAAGTTGAAAACATCTGGTGCCCAGAGGTCTCGGTTTCCAGGTAGGTCGATTGAGGATCCGCCAGGTAAGGCTGCACCTTGAAATTCCCAGGGACCGGATATGCTTGGAGCTGTTGCGATGTTGATGCCATCGTTGGTGGCGAAGCGGTAGTAGGTTGATGTGTCTTCGCGGTAGATTACTGCTGGATCGTGGAGTCTTCCTTCACATTGTCCTGTGCATTCGCCCACGGGAGGATAGTCGCGCTTCAAGAGAGGTGTGGCTGTAGCGTAGCCTAGGAACAGCCCGGTTGCTGCTATTGATTTCAACACGACCATGATTTTCTGTCGACCACCCTGGAGTATGAAATGAGAGCAACGAGCTCAGACTTGTGAAATAATGCCACCCTTCGAAAAATTAAAGGGCACAACGGTGCGGATAGAATAGAGTTGGGAGGCAAATTATGTTGTGAAGCGAATACTTGGATGTTGCGTTTCGGTGTTCGAGTCAATAGAGTCAAATGCGAACGCTATACAATGTGCTTTCGAACACAACTTAAATATTTCAGCCCAGACTGCATGCTAAGAACTTACCATTACACATGCGGTGAAGAGAACAGCCAACAACCCACCGGTGACGATCTCTGGAGTAAGCGACGTCAAAATTCTTTCCGCTCCGCTATAACTTGGTCATGCTGTGAATGACAGCCTGTAGAATCATGTTTATGCACCAGATGACCTTGTCAGAAAATGTGGAGGAGAGACGCTTTAGGCGCCGGGTTTTGGTACATTGTTTTCTTGAGACAGTAGGTCAGCTGAGGCTGGGGTTGTCGTTTAAGGCGGCTTCGTTCTGTCTTCGTTGTCCACGTGGTGCAAATCGGAAGTGTTGCTGCAGAGTGATGTTCTCTCGGCATGCACGGTTGATGAGCAGGCATGATGCCGGAGGGAGATCTTGTGGTCGCTCCACGTCATACGCTGTTTGTTTGAAACGGTAACTGCAAGTCGTTGTGGCCAATGAGAGATGGATGTGAGGATGTGAAGTGTAAAAGGCGGAGAGGATGCAGGATGTAGAGGGAAGTGGAGACCGGATCCCGAACGAGCTTTTCCGGGATGTGAGGTGCGGTCGGGTGTGGGGAGGAGCCGGCCGTGGTCGCTTCCATTCATGTTGCACACGGGTATACAGGTCTACACTACCTCCTACATATGTATTTCGCTGACACAGCCCTCTGGTCTTGGGGCTGACTTCAACATCCCGCTGTAGGAAGATCGCCAGCGGTCACCCGAGACGATCTCTCTTTGCAGCCACTTCTGCATGTCCACGCCACAAACCACATGAAGACACCATTCCCTACAGGCTGCGCatgtccttctccttccgaTACATCGCATCCACAACCTGGAATACCTCTTTCGCCATGGCTTGCATCTTGTCCTTCTCCGTACACCTCACAAAGCGATCAGGATGCCAGCGTGCCCTCTCCTCTTTCATCGAAGGCAGGTCGAGCGTTTTGAAAGCCTTTTCAATGTCGTCGATGCAAATGCCGAGCTGAGATCTTGACACTGATGTCGCGCATGGAATCTTGCGGCATGGCGACtggggcggcggtggcgccGGAAAAGTGGTCAACGTGCTGTAGTCAGCAAAGGCGAGCTTGGTCTGTTCGTGCCAGTCTCGATAGATCTCTGCCGGTGACTTCGGCGGAAGTGCTGGTAAGGGAGCGCGCTTTGGGTGACTTCGGACCGGGGTTGGGGGCTTGCGGTCGAATGTTTCCGGCCTGGGGCGCTCATCCTGTGGTGTCTTTGGTTGACAATGTCGGACGAGGAAGTCGTAAAATTGCTGCTGACTTGATCCAGGAGTGACATTTTTCTTCGGCTCTTCGACTGAGGATTGCCTGATCGGAGATTTTCGTGCTGATGGAGACGCCTCTTTCGCTCTGAAgtctcgctgctgcttctctgctGCAGGCGACTTAATCGGCGAGGATCGTGGAGCTGGCGATGTCTCTTTCGCCCTCAGCTCTCTTTGCCTCTGCTCCGCTGCCtcccttcttgccctcgcTTCACGCGCCAGCCTGAATGATCTCGAGTCGCGAGTATACTCATCGAGTGCTTGCTTCGCAGCGTCTCTCTCCCGTTCTagatcttcgagctcgcTCCTGGAGGTGATGACAAGTCCTGCGGCGATTTGAGATCTGTTCTCGGCCAGTTGCTTCGCAATCTTTGCGTCCCATAGTGCACTGCCTTGCACTTGGTTCTTCagaagatcgaagaggaCTCCTCGTTGCTTATTGGCCTCTTCTAGACGGGCGTTGCTGGCTTCACAAGCCGCGTTATACTGCGCTTTGGCATAGCGAGCAGAGGTCTCGGCTCGCTTTAGCTTGGTTTGCAATTCGATCAGTTGCTCGTCGGCGGCGACAGTCTGCGCCATGGCCACCTTCAACTTGATCGGAGTCTTGGCCGAGTTGCTTGATGCCGGAGGATGAACTGAGGATGTTGCTGTCATGTTCGATTTGACAGCTGTTTCCGCCGCCTTTCCACGTCACTTGGCTTACTGGATATGCACGATTTTGCGGGGTCCGCCGTTTGCCCTTTCATTCACTTCATCCTGTCATGTGAAAGGCACGTGCAGCTACCCGTTCAGCGCGCCAGCAGGATTGCAAGTCCTTGAAATCGCTTGGGCAATTGCCAATCGAAGTGCTTACCCCAGTAAAATTCGCGCGTGCGTGCAAGGGTGTTTGGGCCGTCAGTCGTTTAGGCGAGCTTCGTGCAAGGGTGCCCGCGAGTCATGGCAAGATGGAAGAAAAGCGAGATGGTATGCGCAACAGGGCGACTCATCGACTACGACTATTTTCGGGAAGCCAATGATACACACACAGGAACCTGAGATCCAGCTCTTGGACCGATTTCGCATGAGCCTGCAAAGACGCCCTTCGCCCTAACACATTCCACAATGACCCATTGCGAAATGCAGTACCCGTCCTGGAATCGTGCTTCATTACGACTCACCGTGCGAAGATACAGCATGCGATGCTCCGTGTTCTAGGACCTTCAACGGCTGCTGCGGCCTTCCAAGAATTCCTCATAGCACCTCTTCGAACAGGTCTGCGACACCGTCGAGCTCTCGCTGTTCGTCGCCAAACCGTACCTCGTGCTTGCACCCGTCGCGTGTGTACGTGGTATCCATCCGACCTCCAAGCTCCCGCACTACAGCACTcctcttgagcttcttgagacACTTTGGACTGTACTTGTCGTGGTCTGGGTTGGCGTcccagaagaagaaatgCTTCAGCATCTCGCGATTCTGTTTCCCAATCACCTTCAACCACGAAGCGACGATGTCCATGTCACACTCGTAGCAATAGCCCGCTCGAAAGGTGTTGCACTTGAAGAACATGGGCAGGGCGTCACAGCGAATGCTTCGACAGACGCGTGTTAAAGCTGGCTGCCATGGAGGCTCGCggtcgccttcttcccatGCTTCGCGCTCGGCGTAGTATGCCTCGGTCCATCCGCCGAATGAGCTGTCGCAGGGACAATTGACGAAGAGCGGTTCCGAATCGATGACGGCGTATTCCCAGATAATCAAGAGCAGCTCATCTGGAAGCCTGTCGAGGAGGCATGTCGCGGTGGGAGTGGAGGACGCGTCGGATTGTGCGGGTGCTGCCGTGAGCTCGTGCCGAGGTTGTTCTGGAGGTGTCGATGTTGCTGGCGGGACCAGGACTTTGGCGGCAATCTGGACGACATCAAGCGCGCTGTCTCGGCGTTCCATTGTGCTGTATGGAAGACTGAATGGAGATGCGCCAGCTTCCGGGCAAGTAGCACTCCAGCCTATATGCGATCCCGTCCAGGCACACGGCGGAGGCGGGTTGGTGGCGGCGTCAGCTGAGAGGCAGGCATCAGTCACTGCTCTTGGCCGATACCTCCGTAGGATCAAGCTCAAAGCTCCACTCCCATGCAACGACTCTCACAGAAGAGGCCGCCCCGTTCGGTGTTGGCGGGGAGATGCCATGACTGCATGCGCCCGTGACGAGCTGCTTCCATGGGCGGCCAGGTGGCACGACATGTCTCCTGCATCGATGTGACTCGAATCTGGGCACGCCATGTGTTTGCACTGCATGCATATGCAACAACGTCGACGCACGCGAGAATGGGTCTCGTATAACTCATATCGGCGGGAAGCTACGACATGCTACGACTCCCCGCTTCCACCTCACGACACTCTTTGCAGGACGTGGTCTACTTCCTTGGGGACCTTCGCAATGCTCGAAGACAGCGCGGCTCAATCGATCTGGCCCGTCTTGAGCAGTACAGCCTTTTCCGCATCCGTCTTCTTCAACTCATATTCGAGCTTGGCATGACCGCTCGGCTCGGAAGCAGTGAAGACAATCTCTTTCGCATGATCCTCGACTTCGAACGGGATCTCATTTGCGATATCCGAAGGCCCCCAGCCCCAGCCCGGCGCAGTGTCTGCATAGACGGACCCGGACTTGTCTTTGAGTGTCATTTCTTCCAGCACGCCTTCGCGGACTTTGAAGATCAACGAGTAACTGTTCAGTGTCAGTCTGCTTGTGCTTCCGACTCCGCGTAAGGCCTCAACTCACGATCCGGGATTCAAGGCACCGATGTACTGCTTGAGCGATCCAGATCGACTCGCTACTTGCGCTGGAACACTCGTTAGCAGGTGCTTGTGCCATGAGTCACTGGCCACTCTACCTGGCCAGGCCGCTACCATCGTGACCAGCACGAATGAGAACATGATATGCCTCAGTAAAGACTGCATGTTGAAGTACGAGAGTACTGCTGTTTGGAAATGAAAGAGCCTTGCGATGAAAGCTAATGGAACTAACTGTACCAACAGACATTCGGCCGGCCACTGCAATCTTTATATCTTTACTTGAACTCGTTGTAGCACATTCGGTTCCAGACTCTCCTCTTGCTCGGCGGAGATAATCGCTTGTGAGTTTGGTTCACCCGGTTTCAGCCAAGCCATGCACCTTCTTCTGCAACGGAACCCGCATGAAGCTTGGCTGTGCTCACACCCGAGTGCCAGGCTCTTTGTTTCCAGCACACACCCTTCTTGCTCAACAGCGCTCTCATTTGCTATGACGTCGACTTCTAGTCCTTTTTGCAAATGTTCTTCCCTCCTTTTCATGGCCGGTCATGCTCGGGTTCATGCTAGACTCCTAGATCGAAGTGCCAACTAGTCCTCCATCGAGAGCAATTTGCTCATTCGGGTCTCATCTCTCATTCCGCGCAGAAATGGCATCAATGGCGCTCCACCGACGCCTCTGAGCTCTTTCCGGCCGCCATCGGATTCGAGAGGCGAGGATTGGCTTGACGCCTTTCTGGCCGCTTCACGAGCTGGAATTACAATATACCGGCTTACGATCTGGATATGCTTATTCCTGAACACTTCCAGCTCTTTCAAACATGCATCGTATGCTGTTCGCAAATCACTTTCACCGGTATTGGCAATCACGAAATTTCGAATACTCGCTGATTCCTCCATGGCTGCCAGGAATCTTGCATGTGGTCCGGGCATGTAATCTCGCATTCGAGCGGCGAAGTCGCTGACGTGGTTGATTCCGagagctatatcgaagaaTTGGAAGAGACTGGATTGTCCGGCATTTGCGCCAGCTAGGCGAAGATATGTTTTTCCATTATCGAAGCTGATGCCTTGCGGTAGTTGGTCGTCGATGCTGCCTGCTAGGTATGGTCGTAGTTTGGTGAACCAGATGTTGGGGTTTACTCGGTGATTTAGCTCTGCCAGGAGTGTTGTTAGGTCTTGGATTGTTTCTGTTACGAAGTGTAGCGCCGCTGTGACTGCTTCGATATCGCCGGACACTACTGCGTTTGTCGCGAGTAGAAGTTTCTCGATTGCTGGGCCAGCTTTGGCTTCCATTGCAGCGCATATCATGAGGAACCAACGCTCGTCTGGAGTATCAGTGAAGCTACGGCAGACTTGTAGGTTATCGAGACTGAAATCTtggctgttgttgttggagaCGAATTTGGTGTTCCATAAGATGAGCGCTGTGTAGGTGATCACGGGCGGCATTTCGACTTGTTCGCAGACGACCAGGTAGGGTGCACTGAGCGCTTGTGGAATGACATTTTGAGGTGTTTCTCCAGTCCAGATGTAAGCTGAGATGAGGTATGAGAGTATGCTGTATGCTCGACGCCAGTCTCCTTCCGTTTTTAGACGAGCTGTGGTCAAGGTCTCGAGATGACGGATGCGCTGTCTGATCGTGCCGGACTTGGTATGATCTGGAAGTCCATCGCTGAGATTTTCCCAGGGATCGTAGTGTGGGGGAAGTCGAGAAGATGCTGACACTTGCGGCAGGAAGCCCGTGTCGCTCGAGAGACCGTAGTCCTGTAACACCGGCAATCTGTTCATGTTGTCTTACTGTAAATTTGTGTATGCTGGGGATCAGCAAGCTCATACCCGATATCGAAATGTAGTTCATAGGGCGCGACTGAGCGATAAAGTCCTTGGCTTGGATGTGGCGTTCACAAGCCTCGCGTACAATGGCAGCGCTCGGCGCTACTCTCGTATACGATGACCTTCTCGCGCATGTATTCGAATGGATGGGTATGGCACTCATCAGCTCTGTACATATTTCTGTCGTGCAAAACTGTATATACTCATCCCGATACAGTCGATACCTCGAGCTGCTCTTTGCTCATATTTGTCACCCGGTATTTCGAGATGAAATCGTCACGATTGATATACCCACCACACATTCTTCGCTTTCCCGTGAATTCATTCCTGCCGTGCAGTACTCTCCAGTTGTCGAAAAGTAGCGTCTGGCCCGGTTTTAGTTGGAACCAGTGTTGATTGCTCTTATCACTCAAGAGTCGATCGAActtctctgcagctgcataCCACTTCTCCACAATGTCGAAGTCTGCTGCGATTCCAGCTCTGTCGGCGTTGTTCCATCTGACCTGGTTCAAGAATCCTTCCTCGGAGTCATGATTTAGCACGGGCAAAGCCTGCGAAGGCTGGATAGTAATTCCTTCGTTTCCTGAGGCGTGAGCGTAGACGCCGACTTCGGAGAGAGTCAGATacgcttctcgatcttcgaCGAAGAGTTGTGTTGCTGCGTTGAAGCCGTCTGTGAGAGATGATTCGCCACCGGAGCCCTGGGTGTGGGAGAGCATATGCAATGCTTGGATTCCGGCTGGCTCGGTGAAGTAGGTATTGTCGGTATGGGGCTCTAAAAATTCGGAAGTGTAGGCAGTGTCTTTCATTGTCAGGTCAGAAGTAAAATCGTAGAAACCGCCTGGTTGACATTAGCATTGCCTCGGTGCCCTGTAAATCGCTTGATACACCCACCATAATGTGTATTGCGAATTGGACCAATCGAGTTCAGGAGAGATTCTGTTGCTTCTGGAGTTGCAGGCATTTCTTCAACGACACAGAAACCGAATGTGCGCTGCGTTCGAATCAGTGTGAGATCTCTACAGCCTCATGAAAGTCTCACAATTTTTTGGAGGAGCTCGCTCATGCCAGTGCCGTCCTTCACATCTGTATATTGAACAGCTGGGCGTGCTGATGCAATGTCTGCCGTCCACAGCTTTATGCTATAGATGCCGTAAGCATATGCAATCGGGACCAGCTGATGTCTCCACCTACGGAACCACGCCTGTTCTGCCTCTAGTGACATCCTTGCTCCTTCGATTCAGTAAAGCTTGAGCACTGTACGCACTCTGATGACCATCTGAGACTGAAAGAGGTCAGCCTTGAACGAATAAAGGAGTGTCAGTCCATACAAGTCACCGTGACTTGTCCGTTTTGAGAGTCTTGCAGATGGACATTGGAGATTGTCGTGTTGATATCGCCCTGGGACCTGTCAGCAGCGCTTTTGTCCTTCGATTCGAGTACATCACACCTTCAGCACGTTAATCTGCCTTTGCGCGGTATCTGTGTTGCGACATTGTGAACAAGCACAATTATCCCTGCTCAGTCAGAAATGGCGAAGGACTGTATACGGCACACCTACCTCAGCCACTGTCCTGGTCTTCAAAAATCAGTGAGTCGAAgccatcaacagcaagcaAGAAGACCTACATTCGAATCGACCTATTCTCAATCTCATCATGAATTTTGAGCTCGCCACCTTCGTAACGTAGTGATCGAGATGTGGAAAATGCGGAGTCTTCAAACTTTGGCAGTGGATGCTTGATACTATCAGCAGCGGACGAACCGCCTGACACACCATTACTGACCCTAAGCGCATCAGAACTCAGGAAATGATCAGGCTTGGCAGTGGATTGCCATGCTCGTGGAGAGCCTCCTCGTCGATCGAATGGACCATCTTGGTCGACACGCTGAGGCTGCGAAGATGCTACAGTTGCATTAAAACGCTTGTTGCATGGGATGAAACGCTTCGTAGCAGCAAAGATGGGTTGAGCGTTGCTCGGGACCCGTTGTAGCTTGCCAGCGGCACTACCACCGAGGTGGTTCCTAGAGACGTATGAGTAAGCAGGAGAAGGGAGAAGTATgcactagtagtaataacaAACCATAGCGGGCTACGAAACATCGCATTAGCGACCGGCATGTAGGTGTGTAGGTAGGGGTAGCACAACGGACAGAGGCGGTCGAAGAGGCACGCTTAGCATGTGAAGAGGGGTGGAGCACCAGGACTTTTGGCAGATCAGATTGACTTGATTAAGATGTGGGACGATTTGTGTCTAGCAGGCAGGAGCTGTCCCTTTTTGTGCACTGCTTTCACGACGGCGGCGTCGCCACCAATGCACACTCCCCTTATCCATACGTATACGTATGCACCTACTACTTGGAAGCCGGTCCAGATCTTTGCCTGACCCGGCCTTTCCAGACCCATCTCATCTCACCGCCGGGAATCTCTCTTCGCTCGCGATGTTCATAGATGAGTCTTGCTGAATGAATGCGACACAGGCACGTCGAGACATCGCACAAGTACATTTCGATGCCAGAAGATAGCCGAGCCTGAGCCGGGTGCGTTTGCTACAATACATGGTTCCAAGTCTATCAATACAGGTCACATTCGCCAATTCTAATCCTACATCGCATCCCATCTCGCGTATCAAAGCATGCAGTCGTCAGCGTCGTGACGACTTCGCCCCCCAAAAAACCGAAGATCGAAATCTATCCTCACTCCTCACGTCCTCTGGCTCCTGGCCAAATCTGTGGTATTAAATCCAGTATGGTCGAACTCGAATGGTCTTTCTAGTATTATGCATGTATTGCGTCCAGCGCTGAGGAAGAATATGTTGCACTTTTGACGCCTACTTTCCTGAAGCGAAGCGGATAGGTGTTTCCTGTGGTGTTGTCGCAATTATCGCGACACGTTGCTGGAAGCGGCACTGGACTTGCTGGCTACTGAAAGTCGCCTGGCAGCCCGGCAGAGATCAGGCTCGCAAGGCACAAGCTTGTACTTCTCGATGATCTCTTCGTCGCTCAGGTAGGTGAGCTCACGATAAAACTGCTTCGGGCAGGGATCTGGGATTCGGTATGGTCGTCCCAAGAGCTCGACTGTCGCGATAGGTCTGCTGACAGACAGTCGTCTTGTAGATTCCCGCCTCATCGATTCTGGCCTGATTGGCATTCGCACTCCGAGCAAATCGCTAATGACTTCGTGTGTAGATTCAAGTTCGTCTGGTGTAGCTTGCCAGTGACCGGTAGAGCCTGGTTGATAAAGGAGAGACATGGTCGGCGTTATGTTTGAACGTGATGTGGAAAAAATTAAATGAATGTGTTTTGGTAAGACAAGCTTGGGTTGTTGCGCGAAATTACTGCAAGATGGAAACAGAGAATATTTCATTTGTGTTGCGAGATCTTACTCCTTTGCGCAGGGTACAGGTGGTACTTATTTCCTGGCAGCGCCGCCACGGATCTGCAACCCTGGATCTACCAGCCACGTGCGCGTCCACGGCTCAAACGCTTGGGGCGTTTCATCTTCTGTCTGGAGCAGAACTTTGAAGCATACGCCACACTCTACACCGCCAGGTACTCACAAACTTGGGCATCTTCTACCATATTTGCTTATACCACTGCTGTTATTAAATCTTGCGTTGCCACATGCTTTGTCTTGTGTGTGATATTGGCACTCGTTACTTCATGTTCGGGTATCAAGGTCTGACAGTTCCGGCCACCAGCCATGCATTATTACGGGGCTATAAACGGCGTGCTAAAAAAGGTGCGGCTCTCACTGTCGTCTGTCAGAAGCTACTGCACACGCCCCAACGGCAACGGAACTGCCAAGATAGTGCGAAAACCTGGTTCAACCCTGCATGATTCCAGTATCTCGGTCGTGGAAATGGCAGTGTTGCTCGAACGCCCAGAGTCAAGCCGTGTGGGCTTGAACCGACAGTTACAGTTCCAATATGTGCGATCTCATATCGCCATATCGAATGAAGTTGGTTCTGAGACGTTCCAGACACAGTAACCATTTCTGCATCTTGTGTGTAGTAGTCCCAAATGGAGACCGGCTGAGCATATGGGCATGCAAACATCGGATCATCTCGCCGGACCTCATTCGCCATGACTGGCCAAATATTGATGCTGAGTAGTATGGTCGTTGCCAGGACGAAGGCGTCGGAGGCAGACTCTGCTACCGGTAATGATGGTCGCGACTGCAGAAGTATACGACGGACGCCGAGTCATGCCTTCGGGACCCGAATCGATCACTTCCGTTTTCGGCACTACTCCTTTACAAAAGCCCAATCAGGCGAGTGCGTCCTCGCCCAACCTGCGG
It contains:
- a CDS encoding uncharacterized protein (CAZy:GH43) — its product is MVVLKSIAATGLFLGYATATPLLKRDYPPVGECTGQCEGRLHDPAVIYREDTSTYYRFATNDGINIATAPSISGPWEFQGAALPGGSSIDLPGNRDLWAPDVFNFGGTYYLYYSVSEIGSMNSDIGVATSQTLDAGDWTDRGSIGIPASASYNRIDANLYAYDSNRLVLNFGSFWENIFQLPIQNPPLRVEAAGPLQHLARNTTTRPQGLATGAQEGAYMFFWQGWHYLFFSAGNCCDAAGSLPPAGEEYHILVCRSRDQSGGFVDQDGRDCLTQSGGTLVLGSHGDVYAPGGQGVMWDARVGSVVMYYHYVRPSVSYDYDNFFFGWSKLDFSNGWPVVVA